In Candidatus Omnitrophota bacterium, the following are encoded in one genomic region:
- the lysA gene encoding diaminopimelate decarboxylase produces MHEFKYINNDLCCEDLKVADIAEEFSTPVYIYSHKTLLDHYYKLKDAFHEIKPLICFSMKANSNLALCKILTAEGAGLDIVSGGELFKALHIGTDPKKIVYASIGKTSQEIEYAVSSGILLFNVESIPELEMLNSIASNLGKKIDISLRLNPNIYPKTHSYISTARETDKFGFDTATCKEMFLQAAKFVNLNLVGLHIHIGSQIIESKPFIRAIDKAVSLVEELRKNGITIQWLNIGGGLGIIYHQERPQTAREFARGVLPLLKKVKLKIILEPGRFIAGNSGILVTRITYIKQTPLKNFVIVDAGMNDLIRPSLYNAYHEILPVIRTTHNAERITRYDIVGPICESGDFLARDRSMSSLYPGRLLAVMGAGAYGFTMSSNYNSRPRPAEVLVMNGESYLIKERETYQDLIKGESIPGGLL; encoded by the coding sequence ATGCACGAATTTAAGTATATTAATAATGACCTTTGCTGTGAAGACTTAAAGGTGGCGGATATTGCTGAAGAGTTCTCTACGCCGGTGTATATCTATAGCCACAAGACGCTGTTGGACCATTATTATAAGCTAAAAGACGCCTTTCATGAAATAAAGCCCCTGATATGCTTTTCTATGAAGGCGAATTCTAATCTTGCTCTTTGTAAGATATTGACTGCTGAGGGTGCGGGCCTGGATATAGTGAGTGGAGGAGAGTTGTTTAAGGCGCTTCATATCGGCACCGACCCCAAAAAGATTGTTTATGCCAGCATAGGAAAAACCTCTCAGGAAATAGAATATGCTGTTTCCAGCGGGATACTTTTGTTTAATGTTGAGTCGATCCCTGAGTTGGAAATGCTGAATAGTATCGCTTCGAATCTGGGTAAAAAAATAGATATTTCTTTAAGGTTGAACCCAAATATATACCCTAAGACCCATTCCTATATTTCTACTGCCAGAGAAACAGATAAGTTTGGCTTTGATACAGCAACATGCAAAGAGATGTTTCTTCAGGCGGCTAAATTTGTCAATTTAAACCTGGTTGGCTTGCACATTCATATCGGTTCCCAGATAATAGAGTCAAAACCGTTTATCAGGGCTATAGATAAAGCTGTATCCTTAGTTGAGGAATTAAGGAAAAATGGGATTACGATTCAATGGCTGAATATCGGAGGAGGCCTGGGGATTATTTATCACCAGGAAAGGCCTCAAACAGCCCGGGAATTTGCCAGAGGGGTTTTACCTTTACTTAAAAAGGTAAAACTCAAGATAATCTTAGAACCGGGAAGATTTATTGCGGGTAATTCGGGAATTTTAGTGACCAGGATTACTTATATAAAACAAACGCCGCTTAAAAATTTTGTTATTGTTGACGCGGGAATGAACGATCTTATACGCCCGAGCCTTTATAATGCGTATCATGAGATATTGCCTGTTATACGCACAACGCACAACGCAGAACGCATAACGCGTTATGACATAGTCGGCCCAATCTGTGAGAGTGGAGATTTCCTGGCCAGGGATAGGTCTATGTCTTCTCTTTATCCAGGCCGGTTATTGGCAGTGATGGGAGCGGGCGCTTACGGATTTACTATGTCCAGCAATTATAATTCCAGGCCCCGGCCGGCCGAAGTCCTGGTGATGAATGGTGAGTCTTATCTGATTAAAGAGAGGGAGACCTATCAAGATTTAATAAAGGGAG